The DNA window TATAATTGCGAACAATTTCCCATTCTTACAATCTTTGCAATTGTTGATGTATTTCAATGATGTTTTAAACGCCAACCTTAGTGGAAAATCTATGTCGtagtttttgacatttttttcaCTACAATAAATGCAACCTAATAATTTTCCACCTTCATGTAAAAACATTAATCTGAAAAACCAATGGCCGCCTGAAATTATCGCGTAGTCCAGTTCAGGTATTACTTTAGCCCAGTCTTCATCTACTTTATCCATTTGCAAGTCAAACACGCCTGACCCTGTTCCATTTACAATTCTTTCTTCACCTTCTATAAGAAATCTACTCcataatatcatgagagtgaagTCATATCTAGGAAAATAATATGTCCTAAATTTATCTTCTGAGTCCTTGTATATATCTTTTGGAGTTTCATCCTACAAAATAGGAAATTGTGACAAAGAGTAAAAAAATATGAGCACATAATTAACACATACTTTGATCCATGAATCACTTAAATGTTACAAAAAATGCATATATATTTGTatatgaaaaacaaaataaagctttctaaaaataaaattactaaTTACTTAGAGAAATAATCTAACTAtttctaaaaacatatttaacaatTATTAAAACTATATGTTATATAGCTTTCATAATGCTATATAACATCATTATGTGAATTTAAACAACTCTCATATTAGATCACATCTCCAAACTCGACGTATAAAAGATTACACCGTCCAACCTATTAACCAAATGTTGATTGCAAACTGCACCTTAACTTACATTTCACTTTCTAACCACACCTCCATACGCATTTCAAGCTAACAATTGATATTTGACTAATTTTCATAGTTCGATGATAAATTTGACACACTAGGTGGAATAATACAAATAATACTACTAGAAATTTGCAGTAACCAGGTCACGACTATGTTTGTCGTATGCATCTACAATTTAGAAAGAATCTTGATAGCATGTATAAAATATTCACCATCATCTTTCAGGAGGATTGGTCAACAATTCTAGTTGAACCTCCAGAATTTATAGCATGCCAACGACCATTTCTATTCCTACTATTACTGGAACGAAGGTtgatcaaacagagaaactaGTGGTAGTgactatattttttattagacAACACTTAGACATGGGGATACATGACACCGTGTGTGTAgtatctcaaaaacttgttgATATTGTGTTGTCTATAGCTCACAATGAAGTTCAACAAATTAGAAAATTGAAAGCCAAACAAGCTAATTCAAGTGAAAATTATTTCACATCAACCATGTAATAAGTTCAAGGGTATCAAGGTTAGGCAAACGTTTTTTATCAAAATCAACTAACTTAATCTTTCCTTGTTCAACAAGAACTAACTTAATCATTCTCAAAACTATTGAGGTCCAGCATGATCATTAAGACTCTGGATTTAATCAAAAGCATAGTATAACTGTAATAATTGAGTTTTATATCCATATTCCCTATTTTATAACTCCTTTaactaaaagaaagcataaatgaagataaaaaaacatcaaattaaGGGAGTTGCACACGTTAGATAAAATCAACTAATTATACTAAAAAAAGAGAAGCAAATACCAAACATAGAACACCACAAATCTCATGTATTAAGGATAGAATAAAACATTAGTATCTACTTAAATAGCCAAATGAAGCATCATCATGTTCAGGTCACAATGCAATAACCAATaagataattttatataaaaatccaATCATCTCTAAATTTCAAAAAACATTCATTCAACCAATCATAGTATTTATACATTCATCATCTTTATCTTTACTTCTTTTTATGTATTTCttaaactaaaatatatatgtgctacaatgtttttatttttagtatagattaaataaaatactatgaatttgtatataattaatttatttttaatattctaaattatttgTTAATATTAAGAATTTAATTGGTATACACTgacgtgtaaaataattttacaccgtCAATGAATCGTGACCGttaaatatttattgaaatttaatttttattttaattatttataaaataatatttgtgaatggttgtgatgcactgactgtgtaaaaaaaatttacacttaGAGTGTTAATCTCTAATATTAATTTAGAACTTTTTTATAAATGAGAtaataaatatattgaataacttaaaaaatgacttataatctaaagttattttttatcaaataactGAAATACAACTGATAATTTTCTTAACAATTGCAcacaatttatttaaatatattacttTTACGAAACCAACGGATCAAAAACCTTTCCATACCTTGATTAGCCTAAATATTAATGTTACCACCTTTTTCAATGGCCGCTATTAAAATTAGAAGCACCATTAAACTCATTTAATAGAGATTCTTTTCCTAAATCTCTAAATTTAAAtcatttattgaaaaaaaagtatCTAAATATAAATTCTATTTCACACTATAAGATGcatttttctaaaatataattcgaattcaataccaaaaaaattaataataattcgaattaatattaatttattttaaattaaaaatcattacaggagtaatttattttaatttaaatagttttttcaatattttttggactatttttcttctaaaaaaattttgaaaaacctattcaaattaaaataaattactctATATTTGGAATCAATTGACCGCAATAAATGCCATTATgacatatttatataaaaaaaatcgccCTTATGAATTTTTACAACTAATCAACCATTTAATGGTTGagtaatgtaaaaaaaaattcaagaggtaaaattaatggtttttttttacccacctccttatgggggtcaccccagcgaaaactccATTTTATcccgtttcggaaatgcatttccaaaatatttatttttctaaatttttctagacttcggaagtgcatttccgaaaaaataccaaaaattgagattttgaatatttcggagatgcatctccgaaataacaaaaaaaaatctaaaaaatcccaaaaattaattttaggatattaattaattcacgtatcataaatttgatataatttatgagtaatgaataataatagttatatattttgatataatttatgagttatgaataatagttattatatatttctatcctgattcatattttaaaatttaaaataattttaattaaaaaaattaaaataatttcacttacaaaataagttataattttttatttatatttttgtaataattgttatatatttataaaaaaaattaaaaaaataagtgttttaatttatatatttatataataattataataattattatatatttatagaaattataatatatttatataataattataaaattaaaaaaatgagtgttttaatttataataattattatatatttatataataaatattatatatttatatattatatatttatatatttcacttataaaattaataattgtgattatatatttatatatctctattctgattcataattaaaaatgagttataattttttatttagtttaaaaaaattaaaaaagattttgtcttaattttatttaatgaataaattttatatttaattttatataattcaaaatttacttatgaaattaagatgtttttgatttatataagttagtaaaataatttttaattttaaaattatttaggaaattttgattcaccttcattttactgattcactttcattttatacctaataattgtattgattcaccttgattttagtTTTTCAATAATTTATTGAATTCTTacgaagtgtatatccgaaatattccaagaccaatttggtcttggaatatttcggatatgcatctccgaaaacaccgcatctccgaaaacaccttttttttgtgttttcggaagtgcatttccgaaaatacttttttttcaataaaagtacattttcggaaatgtatttccgaaacaaggggtattttggtaaattcggcAGAGGTGgctaagaaggttaggaggtgggtaaagaaattctcaaattaATTACCAAGATTTATTTTGGAAGCATTCACTGAATTTATGAATACACtaaacaattttatttatattgaagctttttcctttttctattaattttatttacaagAATCATATTCCCCTAATTATGCAAGCAAAGAATTTTCAACACCTcacaaagcaaaaaaaaaaaaagcatattaaatgTAAAAAAGAAAATCCACTTAAGAACTAACCTGTGACAAGAGACAGAGAAGTGAATCCATTTGATTTCTAGCAACAGAATCACCAATGAAAGCCATTTTCTTGCCACGAACAATGTTGAGAAAAATTTTAGGATCAAACATTGGAAGTTCACATTTTTCAGGTTTCCATTTCCAATTAAGAAAATCACTATCCATTCTTCCATGCTTGAAACAATTTTTGCTATCAGGGATTGTAGGGCAACTTGAATTTGTATAGTATGATGACCCTCTCAAACCTCTAATCCAATGACCCTTAAAAAGATCACATGTTTCCttctctaaaaaaataaaaaataaaaaaacatcatAACATATTTGAAAATTCGAAATAAAAACACATACTCACGAATataacaaatttaaattaaatataaaaatcaaaattttagacCTAAAACTATACTTCATTCAAAGTGTTTGAACTCTCCTAATGCTAACGGTTCATGTTTAAATTAATATAGAGTTTTATTCTAACTTAAATAGAATCTGTTAGTGTCCGAGGGAGATTAGTCCGtcaataaaattcaaatttttaaaaaaaaaaaacaaaaatctcaaTAATTTGAAAAATGACTATTCTGGAGTTACACATTCAAATTTTGGTGATCATCGaatcaacattaaaaaaaaattattttttggttTGTCCCATGATCAAGATCAAACCGAAAATAATCGAGAATGCATAAATAAGATAAAAAATCATTCAATTTCATATTACCCAATAAAACTCTATAATTCCGGCCACATCATTCCGTTTCCACCATAAATCTCCTATTTTATCTGGTCAAACTAAATTTAAGTTACACATCAAATATAATTCAATGAATATAAACAAAAACTATACAACTATACAAATTTCGTTAAATCTTTTGTTACAAACATATCAAATGAATTCatgattgaaaaaaaaatcaaacaaacacatatataaaaATTGAATATGGATCATGTAATCAATTTTGGGACATACCTTTGTGCAATTTGGATGGtgtaacatgttgatgttccTCAATGGTGTCATGTTCTTGACTAGGCACAAAGGTTTTGGCATGATTAGATTCATCGTTTTGAGAATGTTTTTGAATGGTTTCAAGATCTTGATTAGGGACAAGGGTTAAAGGGTTTGGAGAATAAAGGAAGAAGAGACTCAAAATGGTGATTACCAATAGAGATGCGAAAATGAAAGGTAACCCTTTGATTAATAGGTTGGGATAGGTTTCCCTTTGGCCATAGTTGTGAAACCTGTCATGAAAAGACTTTGATGATTTCATGGTTTTCTATAACACTCTCTAGAAACAAGAGTGATAGAGAGAAGAGAAggaaataaaatagggtttaatGTGAGAGAGTCATGAGAATCACAAATCAAAGagagaaaaatgaaagttatgcaATATTGAGAAAAGTTTTTTGGGattaaaaaagtaattttattttgaaaaaattaaagagACAATTCAGATAtagattaaatttaataattaactaattaattataaCTTTAGAAGagcatattcaaaaaaaaaaaaattcactattTTTGTAAATTAAAGAGAATGAGGGTACTTCTCCACAAAAAGAAAACGTAGGGTAAAAGAAACGTCTAGAATCAATATTCTAAAAATAGAAGAgtataaatatatatttctttttcagtaaaaaatgtttttataatctaaaaagaaaattatataataaGAAATTATTAAGGACATTAAGATTTTGTTCAATGAACATGATAAGGGAGATGATTGTTAAAATCTAAATTGATCCACATATCATCTAAAAAGTAAGTTATATAATAAGAAATTATTAAGGACATTAAGATTTTGTTCAATGGACATGATAAGGGGTAGGATTGTTGAAATTTAAATTGATCGAAATTAAAACATCAAATCAaaaattgaatttcaaaattaatataaatcgaaccaaacaatattttaaaaatcggatTGACTTGGCCggttgaactggttcaactttgAACCATTGTTTAATCCGGTTCGGTTTGGACCAATAAATGGTTAGGACTATAAAATTAGGATAAAATTGCTTCAAGCTCAAAAAACCAAAATAATCGTAAAATTAAAATCGATTTTGGTGAACTAGACCgttcaaaaaattaaatataatttctttatattttacttcattttatttctttgtttaaatctAAAACATTAATTATAGCAAACATTTAAAATTGTATAGATGGAATAAAGAATAAAACTGAAAGACAAAAGAAAATGTAAATGtaataaaaagagaagaaataatgTAATGTTTGTGGACACGGGATAACTGATGTTGGTCTTTAAAGACATGTGAAAAATTATACTGATGAAGAACTTAAGGCTTTTAGTTAAGCAATTAggacaaatatatacatattggtCTTTAACTAATTTTATAATTTCTTATTGGATCTACATTGCATTCTTCATATTTTGTAAGCTTGTTTATTAATATTgtatttatttgagaattttattttacaaattatgatataaattaattttattaggatatttaataatatatatatatatatatatatatatatatatatatattttatttttttagtttaaatttaatatacggTTGACGGTTGAACCGATTGAACCATGACCCGCATGTTTTAATGGTTCTTTCTTCGggtcggtttttaaaacattggaaCCAAACCttattcatatattttaatactcatttatttttttaatataatgtattgtattaatttattatttattaatatttaatttgttttaatattatttattagttttattatttatttatttttaatttttcatatgtccaaacataatcaatcaatcttattttataattttaatttttaatatgttatatgttatatattacttcaaaactattatttatactatttttataatattaaaaaattgatccAAATTAGATCCGATCATATTTTTTAACTAGGCgtctaaaattaaatcaaaacgtaaataattttatctttgaatcaaataaatatttatctcaAAATCAATATTTTAGTTCAAGGTTTAATGAGTTAAGTGTGAAAGTTGATTTTTCTTACCTTTTGATCGTTACGAGCAGAACAGGTGGCCAGCAACTGTGAGGCTTGAACTTCGGGACGGTTGAGAGAAAAAAGGGGGGTGGTACCTGCAAgacactctgatgccaaagtaagtgttcggacaacaaggtacaacagAAAACTGAGAGATTTTGCGTTGAAATGTACCTTGCCCTCTAAGGCTatagggctatttataggataaTTCTGTAACGGTCGACTCCATCTTTTGAGGGTCTATGCGTGATTTGCAGCCAGGAAACACGGAGAGCTGGCCGTGTTGCCAGGCACAAAGCTTCAGCGTGCTTGGTCCTAACTTGCTATTGCCCAGAATGTGTCGGGGAAGGCTGTCGCGTGATTGGGTCAGAACGCGTTAGGCCAAAGAGTGGATTGGGCCAATTTGGATAATTGGGCCAGTCCAGAACAACCttgtatatttttttgttaaGAAGTTTAGTAGTTGGAATTTCACATTTTAAATGTGAATTAATGGGATGTGATCTGTTCGAACTTACGCGTCTTTATACAGCTTCCAACCGAGTTGAcataacaaatttttttatattttttaattttaatgactAATTCTTATTATagacattttttttaatcaaagaaatatttattaattaaaaaaagatacAATCATCTGACCACAAGGTCCAACCATCCAAACAGACAAAAACAAATAAGTGACCTAATTACATCATCATTTTAGCTATGTGACTCCTAAGTTTAGTCGTATGCCAACCCCTGTATACCAATATATCTATAATTTTTTCCCCAATCAAAGTATTATCTACATTGTTTCCAAGGCACTCATCATTTCTATACTTCCAAATGCTATAAACTATCTCAGCAAAGGCCATATTCAAAATGGAGGCATTCCAATCCTTTTTCTCTAGTGGTATCAATTATCTAATGAAGCTCTTCATCCCACACTTTAGGGTCATGATCCCTATCAATCCAACTCAGCATTTTACTCCATATATTTTTGGTTTTATTACAAGTAAAAAACAAGCGGTTCATTTATTCCTCCTCGCACTTACAAAGACTGCACAGACTATTTTGAAGCATGTCAAATATCTTTAGTTTGTCTTTTGTGGCCATTTTGCCATGACATGCAAGCCAAAGACAAAAGAGGGATTTAGGTCTGGCTTTGTTGATGTTGAACACCTTCCTATAGGGCACCCTTTCCTCATCATCAATGAGTTTGGTGTAGTACTTCTTCATAGGGAACTTTTGTAGTACCATAGACTGATCCCATATTTGTTGGACATTGCATATGCTCTCTTTCTGTTGCAAGATACTCCTGAATATCTAGGGGTTTGTATCGTTGCCTTCATACTCCAACACATGCTTACCTTTTAGGTAATATGTGTGGATTCATCTCACCCACATATTATCTGCTTTCCTACACACATTCCAGAGATATTTCATAAGTGCAACACAGTTCCACACAGTCAGGTTAATGTTACCAAGCCCTCCTTGTTTCCCGGTGGTGCACAGTCACTACCAAGCCACTGGACTCTTTCATCTAACTTCATGATTTCCAGTCCATATGAAGGTCATGCAAATGCTATCAATCTTATTAATCAGAAATTTAGGAATAGGAAAATATTGCATCCAATATTGGGTAATAGCACAAGAGATACTATTAACCAATTAAATTCTCCTTGCATGGCTAAGGATTTTAGTAGCCCAATGATTAACTCTCCCTATAATATTCTCAACCGGGGGTATGTAGTGGTTTATTGTTAACTTCCTACTGGTTAAGGGACTCCTAGGTATCTGACTGGCAGAACACCATCTTCAAACTCATTAATATCTCTCAGCATCACCTTAGTTTAATAATCCACTCCTCCTAAGTACATTTTGCATTTGGAGGGGTTCATAACAAGACCAGTTGAGGCAGAAAACATCTTGAAGGTGTCAATTATCATCTCCATTTATTTGGCATCACCCCTACAAAGTAAGAGGACATCATCTACAAATATCAAGTTGGTAAGGCACAATTTCTCACATTTAGCATGATGGTTTAAGTTTGCATCTCTCTGCATCTTGAGCATACACCTATGCATATATTCCATTACGATCACGAAGAGCAAGGGGACATGGGATCCCATTGCCTTATTCCTCTCTTGGCCTGCATACAATCAGACAACTCCCGGTCAATATTAAATTTATAGGATATAGTAGTAAGTCATTATCCAATTGATGAAAATCCTATGAATGCCAATCTCCTTCAAAATACTCTCCATGGATTGTCAATTGACCATGTCATAGGATTTTTAAAGGTCAAGTTGCATCATAACTCTAGGTGTGCCTCATTTCCTATTTTACCCTTTAAGTAGCTCATAGGCCAAAAGAATGCGCTTATGGATGTTTTGCCCAAGTACAAAATAAGTCTGGAAGGGACTTATTATGCTATGCAGAACCTTCCCTAGTCTATCAGTCAAGATTctataaataattttgtaaaatgtTATGCATCCAGCAATGGGTCTATACTCTTTAACAGTTCTAGCATTTTCATTCTTAGGGATCAAGGTGACCACAATGCGGTTGAACTCTCTAAAGATTCTACCAACATCAAAGAGCTCTTTGGTAGCTTTAATCACGTCATTTTTTATGGTATTCCGTCTAGCTTTAAAAAAAACCTAGCTCCATATCCATCCACTCCATGAGCTTTCATATCCCTAATACCTTTGAGAGCTTTGACAATCTCTTCTTTAGTTACACTGCTAACCAAGAATTGTCTTTGCTCCATGTTCAGTTGATTTCCATATCTCATTGCCTCAATTCAATAAGAGTCAAGCTATTATCTTCTTTCCCCATCAGCTTACCATAAAA is part of the Vicia villosa cultivar HV-30 ecotype Madison, WI linkage group LG2, Vvil1.0, whole genome shotgun sequence genome and encodes:
- the LOC131647272 gene encoding xyloglucan O-acetyltransferase 3-like yields the protein MKSSKSFHDRFHNYGQRETYPNLLIKGLPFIFASLLVITILSLFFLYSPNPLTLVPNQDLETIQKHSQNDESNHAKTFVPSQEHDTIEEHQHVTPSKLHKEKETCDLFKGHWIRGLRGSSYYTNSSCPTIPDSKNCFKHGRMDSDFLNWKWKPEKCELPMFDPKIFLNIVRGKKMAFIGDSVARNQMDSLLCLLSQDETPKDIYKDSEDKFRTYYFPRYDFTLMILWSRFLIEGEERIVNGTGSGVFDLQMDKVDEDWAKVIPELDYAIISGGHWFFRLMFLHEGGKLLGCIYCSEKNVKNYDIDFPLRLAFKTSLKYINNCKDCKNGKLFAIIRTFAPSHFENGIWNTGGSCNRTGPINEEEFDSSKFEWNLRSVQMEEFKEVKNNNKGKTKFEILDVTKVMMMRPDGHPGEHWGNKWMKGYNDCTHWCLPGVIDVWNEFLLAFLQREGDKQRRKL